GTTTTGGTAAGAAACAGCTGACGTTGCTCTGCCTTGTTGCTCTGTATAGAAACCTGAAATAACATGTATAATTCTCAATGAATAGATTCTCCCATGGATATGTCAATAATTGATGGTGAGGAGAGGCCCACAAATGTCAATGAAGTCTCAGATTATGCAACAGAAATACATGCACACTTGCGGGAAATGGAGGTAAGGGTATGCAAGTTAAATGTTGCATGTCAATTTTAATCTCCCCTTTTAATGACATTCTCTATAAATTGGctcagtatttaatttttttttttaatttttgtgccACACAGGTCAAGTCAAAACCAAAAGCAGGTTACATGAAGAAACAGCCTGACATCACAAATAGCATGCGCGCTATTCTGGTGGACTGGTTAGTGGAGGTGGGAGAGGAGTACAAGCTCCAGAATGAGACCCTGTACCTGGCTGTGAACTACATCGACCGTTTTTTGTCTTCCATGTCTGTCCTGAGAGGGAAACTGCAACTGGTTGGCACAGCTGCGATGCTTTTGGCTTCGTAAGTACCACTGCCTTAATGTCTGACTGCACAACCTCCCCCTTCCCCTTGCCGTTCTCCGTGCTCACACTTCTCTGTTTGACTGTAGGAAGTTTGAGGAGATCTATCCCCCAGAGGTGGCAGAATTTGTTTACATCACTGATGACAcctacacaaaaaaacaagtgttGAGGATGGAGCATCTGGTGCTAACAGTTCTCTCGTTTGATCTTGCCGCTCCAACAATCAATCAGTTCCTCACCCAGTATTTCTTGCACCAACCTGTGAGCAGCAAAGTGGAAAGCTTGTCAATGGTGAGAAGTGCTTCCTGCAGTTCAGTAGTTACATCGTTTTGATTCCCTGTTGTCGCAtgaaattttgactttttttctctttctccttcccTTCAGTTTCTTGGTGAGCTGAGTTTGATAGATTGTGAGCCCTTCCTGAAGTACCTCCCATCTCAAACTGCTGCTGCAGCTTTCTTTTTAGCCAATCACACTATTGCAGGTGGATCATGGGTAGGTCTGCACAATTTAACTAGTATGTTGGCCTTTGTAAAGCTGTTTGTTGGGTAGAAGAGCCCTTGGCTACCTGCTGGTTTAGAAGTGCTTTAACATCCAATTTGATACCTTGACAAGTGGGTTTCAGTTTTTTCCTCAACCCTCTCTCTGGCAGGCGAAGGCACTCGTTGAGATGACTGGCTACACTTTGGATGATCTTATGCCGTGCATTCAGGATCTACATCAGACCTACCTCGGTGCTTCTCAGCATGCACAGCAAGCCGTTAGGGAAAAATACAAGGGCTCAAAGTAAGTTTGCTTTCTCTACATGTTCAGCAGCAGTGTTGACAATGGCTAATGCTTGCTTCTGGTTTCCTCCCAGGTACCATGAAGTCTCTCTCATTGAGCCTCCAGAGAAGCTGATGCTGAATTAACCAGCTTGTCAACATTGTTCATTGGTCCCATACTTCCTAAGGGAATTGTGCACCCTTTGTCTTCCCTCCCTTCCCCATAACTCCAATAACTGAAGCCATGGCCTCAATTTCAGGGGAATGGTGAGATCTTTAGtgatatgtacatttttatctgCAATCCTTCAggattgcactttttttttttttatataatgcttGATACAACCAGATATTTGTACATTAGGTAATCAagcattgttttaatatttcagtgtattCTATTTTTATGAAGACTCCCagcattgcactttttttttttttttttgtttgtttgtttcccaTCTTAATTAAAGTGCTGCTGGcctttttaatgtgcttttgtcttgtttctacTAATGTTTGATGCTCTAAGGTCTGCATAATGCTCCGATACACAGTAAAACCAAATGTGAGATTACTGCTTCTTGGGTCTAGTCTTAGCACGAAACAGGCAAGTGATTTCTCCTGTCACCCGAATGCTTAATGGACTTGCCCAACCTGTTAAATTGGGTTGTTACAAAAATTGTCATTGTTAAAGTGCATTACAGGGTGCAAtacatttcacaaattaaaCTTGTGATTTATTCAAAGTTATCCTTGCAATTTATTTACTAAAGTGAAGCACTGGTTAAGgcaaaactaaatttgaaatctTGTGCTGTTTCAAGGTGTCTTGTGCTCCTGCAAAAATAGGAATGTTACAATTAAATCTTAAGTAGGTGGCCTTTTTTGTTAAGTGCACCTGTTTAATGGGTGGTTGATCCCAATGTAACTTTAATGTGAAAATCAAACAatttagtcaacatttgaaatggatcGAAAACCCTTTGTTCTAAAACAATACCTGTTCTTTAGGCCAACTGGGCCTGTATTCACAACATCTTAAAGCTAAAAGTAGCTCTTAACTTGCTGGTTTAGGACAATCTTAAATTGTGGCCATGGACTAATGTCTGTTGTTGGCACTCTACCTTGGAATATAAACATTCTAGAAACATTAAGAGCTCAATAACATCAAATGTATCACCTTTAGGGTTTGGAggttattcctttaaaaaaaaaaaaaaacttgcctAAATGTAACAGCTGTCCAGTTTGCATGTTACTATCAGCCATGGTTATTCTGTTAATTAacttatatatttgaatatagcgattaacattttattttaaactttgaatATGGCAACATATTAGTGCTCCATATCAGCTCTATTGCTTaaattttaactgaaattaaaaagtaattggtAGCTGTGccttttaatttcatatttgattttattcatctaCATAGACCATAGTTATAAACAGAGGCAATAAATATAGCGACAACATGCCTTGAACAAGCAAATAATTGACAAATTCTCAAATGCAGTTACAACTTGCCCTGACAATGAACAGCATTGAAGGCATAAACAGTTGAGTATAGGGCTCTATGCAGTAGATGAGAATCACAGAATATCTGACAACACCTCGATCATATGTTCACATGAAAAAGGCATCCTTCGCGTAACATCTGAAATGTCCTGAACCCAAATGGCATTCAGACCATTGTCAACTACTGGGAAAGGCTCAGGGCAAAGTACATTAAGATTTTCAAGGTAATccagtacaataaaaaaaaacttagcaagaacatataaaaatggaaacaaaacagACAAGCCTAATGACTGCTGAAATGTGATTTCTCAATGTGGTGTGTTTTCATTAGAAAGACAAGCTATTAAGAGCTATATCTATTTACCCTAACAGTTAAGATTAGACATCTCAAGGGCTTCTCTCTACCCCCTGAAAatcaatatgaatataaaagctctaatgaactgaaaacagtTGTACCCCTTAGAAATATGCTCCCAGAGATACATCAtcttgctgttttgttttttggataaAGTCTGTCAGATTGATAGTCTCTCCAAACATAGTAAACGCCTCAGTGCAGAGGAGGACATCCATCTCTGAGTGATCAGACTTGGCCATCTTGTTTGTAAGTCA
The genomic region above belongs to Puntigrus tetrazona isolate hp1 chromosome 14, ASM1883169v1, whole genome shotgun sequence and contains:
- the ccna2 gene encoding cyclin-A2; this encodes MSSVGQTQGSAVQDSGAEIHNQENMLSRLRGAAKNRIENRENVNPKPGNRTVLGALENNPRRQPVLRGAKQVSAPQVIVCKSEENGRSFGEKPSTRPPAFQIHVDEPDGACSKKLSTQRATMDCSPLTLNPTVTRLRQPLATIDLPMEASFDSPMDMSIIDGEERPTNVNEVSDYATEIHAHLREMEVKSKPKAGYMKKQPDITNSMRAILVDWLVEVGEEYKLQNETLYLAVNYIDRFLSSMSVLRGKLQLVGTAAMLLASKFEEIYPPEVAEFVYITDDTYTKKQVLRMEHLVLTVLSFDLAAPTINQFLTQYFLHQPVSSKVESLSMFLGELSLIDCEPFLKYLPSQTAAAAFFLANHTIAGGSWAKALVEMTGYTLDDLMPCIQDLHQTYLGASQHAQQAVREKYKGSKYHEVSLIEPPEKLMLN